TCCTTATGGACGGGCTGAACTATCCCGATGCCTGGATCCTCGCCATGGCTGAGGGGCTCTCCGTCGTTCCCTTTTCTCGCCCCGGGGATCCTCGGGAGGACATGGAGAGCCGTTCTTCCCATACGGCTCTATATCTGGTTCCCAGTTTTTCCAATCCCACCGGGCATACCATGGGCGGATCCATCAGGGAGCAGGTTTTGGCGCTGTCCCATGCAAAGGGAATGTGGATAGTGGAGGACGACGCCTACGGCGAGCTTCGTTACGGCGATTCAAGCGTTCCCGCCCTCAGGGCGATGGACGACGGGAAAAGGTTGGTATATCTGGGGTCCTTCAGTCAGGCCCTTTTCCCCGGAATACGTCTGGGCTATTCCCTGGTTCCAGGAGGGATAAGAGGCCGTTTTCTCCGTTCTCTCGCGGAAAGAGGCGGCCCGGCTTCGTCTTTGGTCCAGCACGTTTTGGAGAGGTTCATCGTTTCCGGTGGTCTGGAGGAGGCTCTGGAAAGGGCCAGGCTCGAGATGGCCTGTAGGATGAGATCTCTATGTACGTCTCTTGTCGATTCTGGATTGGGCAGTTTTTCAAGACCTCAGGGAGGTATCTATCTGTGGTTGGAAACCCCTGGTCTCAGCGGGAGGGATCTGGCTAGGTTGGCCTCGAACAGGGGGGTCGAGGTCGCCTCCGGAGATAGTTTTTCCTTGAATGGAGAGG
The Dethiosulfovibrio russensis DNA segment above includes these coding regions:
- a CDS encoding PLP-dependent aminotransferase family protein codes for the protein MIEIPLKKSSTVPLYRQMSDHLEKMIKSGAFSPGERLPGSRGFAKSLGVSRMTVMEAFRRLEDLGLIVQRGRSGAYIAGIVGEREKVRDRSSNRWSLAGELPSRSLIPSEELARIAKSVLYRRGGDVLRENPTAGIDELRRALVVHAASRGIPADWQDVTVTSGGRQGLAVSFGALKSAGVSEILMDGLNYPDAWILAMAEGLSVVPFSRPGDPREDMESRSSHTALYLVPSFSNPTGHTMGGSIREQVLALSHAKGMWIVEDDAYGELRYGDSSVPALRAMDDGKRLVYLGSFSQALFPGIRLGYSLVPGGIRGRFLRSLAERGGPASSLVQHVLERFIVSGGLEEALERARLEMACRMRSLCTSLVDSGLGSFSRPQGGIYLWLETPGLSGRDLARLASNRGVEVASGDSFSLNGEAVEAVRLSVSDISLNDIPEAVKVLADAWRGQLSSLK